GGAAGACGTCGAGGCACAAGAGCCTGGAGCATCTCATGGTGCTCTATGGCGATGCCGGATCACCTCTGCTTCCGGATGTTTGCCGGGCAACTGCACCTCGTTAACGGTCTGGTGCGATGAGCAAAGACGTGTGATCAAGGCCGAGGTCCCATTTTTGTGGGGACTTGGCACGGTGGTTATCCAGAAAATAAGTGAGTCATCATGATCAAGCCTGATTATGGCCAACCGGCCATGTTGAAATTTCTGATTTTGCTGACCATTGCTTCCGGCATGGGTCTGCAAACCTGGATGATTCTGTTTAACAATTTTGCCGTCGATGTCGCCGGACTCAACGGTCAGCAGGTTGGGGTGATCGGCTCGGTGCGGGAAATTCCCGGTTTACTGGCCTTGCTGGTCGTTTACGTGCTGTTGCTGATCAGTGAACATCGCCTGGCGGCACTGTCTGTCGTAGTGATTGGTCTGGGCAGCGTTGTTACCGGTTTTTTACCCAGCTATAGCGGTCTGATTTTTTCCACGTTGGTGATCAGTTTTGGTTTTCATTACTATGAGACCACCAACCAGTCGTTGACTCTGCAATATTTCGATATCCACACCTCACCGTTGATTTTCGGCCGGTTGAAAAGCCTGACTTCCGCGGTCAATATCGCCATGGGAGTGACGGTTTTTGTTCTCGGCCTGTTTCTTGAGTATCAGACGATTTTTATTCTGATCGGGGTGGTTGTCGCCTGCGTAGGTCTGTGGGGGCTGGGGCAGAATCCATCCAGTGCCGATGTGGTGCCGCAGCGCCAGAGAATG
This region of uncultured Desulfuromonas sp. genomic DNA includes:
- a CDS encoding MFS transporter: MIKPDYGQPAMLKFLILLTIASGMGLQTWMILFNNFAVDVAGLNGQQVGVIGSVREIPGLLALLVVYVLLLISEHRLAALSVVVIGLGSVVTGFLPSYSGLIFSTLVISFGFHYYETTNQSLTLQYFDIHTSPLIFGRLKSLTSAVNIAMGVTVFVLGLFLEYQTIFILIGVVVACVGLWGLGQNPSSADVVPQRQRMVLRRKYFLFYFLTCMAGARRQIFIAFSVFLLVKEFHCSVTQVAALFVVNNLINYFVSPMIGRAIVRFGERKVLSLEYGSLIAVFLGYAWADSLWVVMGLYVIDHILFSFAMAIRTYFQKVADPRDVAPSMAVGFTINHIAAVVMPVIGGALWMIDYSIPFIAGSVMSGISLVAVQWIRTDVSGKKNPA